TCGGCGTCGCACAGAACCTCGAGACCGATCGAATCGGTGTCGTGGTCCTGGGTAACTACGAGCTACTGAAAGAAGGCGACCAAGTTCGCCGCACTGGAGACGTTCTGTCTATCCCAGTCGGCGAAGCATTCCTTGGCCGCGTTATCAACCCCCTTGGCCAGCCGATTGACGGTCTGGGCGAAATCGCTGCTGAAGAGGACCGCGTCCTCGAGCTCCAGGCACCAACCGTGCTTGAGCGTCAGCCAGTTGAAGAGCCTCTCGCAACCGGCATCAAGGCTATCGACGCAATGACCCCGATCGGCCGTGGCCAGCGTCAGCTGATCATTGGTGACCGTAAGACCGGTAAGACCGCAGTCTGTGTTGATACCATCCTTAACCAGAAGGCCAACTGGGAGACCGGCGACAAGACCAAGCAGGTTCGCTGCATCTACGTCGCAATCGGTCAGAAGGGCTCCACCATTGCAGCCCTGCGTAAGACCCTCGAGGAGCAGGGCGCTCTCGAGTACACCACCATCGTGGCTGCACCCGCTTCCGATGCTGCAGGCTTCAAGTGGCTCGCACCATTCGCTGGCGCTGCTCTCGCCCAGCACTGGATGTACCAGGGCAACCATGTCCTGGTCATCTACGATGATTTGACCAAGCAGGCTGAAGCCTACCGTGCGATCTCCCTGCTGCTCCGTCGCCCACCAGGCCGCGAAGCATACCCAGGTGACGTCTTCTACCTGCACTCCCGTCTGCTGGAGCGCGCTGCAAAGCTGTCTGATGATCTCGGTGCAGGTTCCATCACCGCACTGCCAATCATCGAGACCAAGGCAAACGACGTTTCCGCCTTCATTCCTACCAACGTGATCTCCATCACCGACGGTCAGGTATTCCTTGAGTCCGACCTGTTCAACCGTGGTGTTCGCCCGGCTATTAACGTCGGTGTTTCCGTCTCCCGTGTCGGTGGCGCAGCTCAGACCAAGGGTATGAAGAAGGTTGCCGGTTCCCTCCGTCTGGACCTGGCTGCATTCCGCGACCTAGAAGCATTCGCTACTTTCGCTTCTGACCTGGACGCTGCCTCCAAGTCACAGCTCGAGCGCGGTCAGCGCCTCGTTCAGCTGCTGATCCAGGCTGAGAACGCACCTCAGGCTGTTGAGTACCAGATCATTTCTCTGTGGCTCGCAGGCGAGGGTGCATTCGACAATGTGCCAGTTGAGGACGTTCGTCGCTTCGAAACTGAACTGCACGAGTACCTCGGCTCAAACGCTGCACAGGTATACGAGCAGATCGCCGGCGGCGCACAGCTGTCCGACGAGTCCAAGGAAACCTTGCTCAAGGCTACCGAGGATTTCAAGAGCGCTTTCCAGACCACCGATGGCGCACCAGTCATCAACGAGCCTGAGGTTGAGGCACTCGATGCAGGCCAGGTCAAGAAGGACCAGCTCACCGTTTCCCGCAAGGTCAGCAAGAAGTAAAAGGCAGCGAGCCTACACTAAATGACTGTCCAAGCAACTGAAGGGAGGCGTATGAACCATGGCAACAATTCGTGAATTGCGTGACCGAATCCGTTCGGTTAACTCAACCAAGAAGATCACCAAGGCTCAAGAGCTCATCGCCACCTCTCGCATCACCAAGGCACAGGGTCGTGTCGCGGCAGCTGCACCGTACGCAGAGGAGATCCAGCGCGTGCTGGAGCGTCTCGCGTCCGCCAGCTCCCTCGATCACCCCATGCTGCGTGAGCGTGAAGGCGGCAAGCGAGCTGCCGTGCTCGTGGTCACCTCTGACCGCGGCATGGCTGGTGGCTACAACCACAACGTGCTGAAGAAGGCAGCGGAGCTGGAAAAGCTTCTTGCTGAAAGCGGCTACGACGTGGTCCGTTACGTCACTGGTAAGAAGGGCGTCGACTACTACAAGTTCCGCGAAGATGCTGTGGCAGGTGCCTGGACTGGATTCTCACAGGATCCAGACTGGAAAGCTACCCACAACGTTCGCCGTCACCTCATTGATGGCTTCACTGCCACCAATGAAGGTGAAGCCGCATGGCGCGAGGGAATTAACCTGCCAGAAGGCCAGGCCATCCAGGGCTTCGACCAGGTTCACGTGGTCTACACCGAGTTCATTTCCATGCTGACTCAGAACCCAGTGGTTCACCAACTGCTGCCAATTGAGCCAGTGATCGAAGATGAGATGTTCGAAAAGGGCGAGGATCTGCTGTCTTCATCCGGCGATGTTGAACCCGATTACGAGTTCGAGCCGGACGCTGACACACTACTAGAGGCACTGCTTCCGCAGTACGTTTCTCGTAGGCTGTTCTCCATTTTCTTGGAGGCCGCAGCAGCAGAGTCCGCTTCACGTCGAAACGCGATGAAGTCTGCAACTGACAACGCATCGGCACTGGTCAAGGACCTGTCCCGTGTGGCCAACCAGGCACGTCAGGCACAGATTACCCAGGAAATCACAGAGATTGTTGGCGGCGCTGGCGCGCTTGCTGACAGCGGAGAAAGTGACTAATTATGACTACAGCTCTTGAAGAGCAGAACGCACAGCAGGCAGCTACTGCCGGCCGTGTCGTGCGTGTCATTGGTGCGGTCGTCGACGTGGAGTTCCCCCGCGGCGAGCTGCCAGCACTGTACAACGCACTGACTGTTGAGGTCACCCTCGAATCAGTCAAGAAGACCGTTGTTCTCGAGGTTGCACAGCACCTCGGCGACAACCTCATCCGTACCATCGCAATGGCACCTACCGACGGCCTTGTCCGCGGTGCTGCTGTTACTGACTCCGGAAAGCCAATTTCCGTTCCAGTCGGCGATGTAGTTAAGGGCCACGTATTCAACGCTCTGGGCGACTGCCTGGACGACGTTTCCCTCAACTCCAACCCAGAGATCGAGCGTTGGGGAATCCACCGCGATCCTCCTTCCTTCGACCAGCTCGAGGGTAAGACCGAGATCCTGGAAACCGGCATCAAGGTTATTGACCTTCTGACCCCTTACGTTAAGGGCGGCAAGATTGGTCTGTTCGGTGGTGCAGGTGTGGGTAAGACCGTTCTTATCCAGGAAATGATCACCCGTATCGCCCGCGAGTTCTCCGGTACTTCCGTGTTCGCAGGCGTCGGTGAGCGTACCCGTGAGGGCACCGACCTCTTCCTCGAAATGGAAGAAATGGGCGTTCTCCAGGACACCGCACTCGTGTTCGGTCAGATGGATGAGCCACCAGGAGTCCGTATGCGCGTGGCTCTGTCCGGCCTGACCATGGCGGAGTACTTCCGCGATGTTCAGAACCAGGACGTGCTGCTGTTCATCGATAACATCTTCCGTTTCACCCAGGCAGGTTCTGAGGTTTCTACCCTTCTGGGTCGTATGCCTTCCGCCGTGGGTTACCAGCCAACCCTGGCTGACGAGATGGGTGTTCTCCAGGAGCGCATTACCTCCACCAAGGGTCGTTCCATTACGTCTCTGCAGGCCGTTTACGTCCCTGCTGACGACTACACCGACCCAGCACCAGCGACCACCTTCGCGCACTTGGATGCAACCACCGAGCTTGACCGCTCCATCGCTTCCAAGGGTATTTACCCTGCAGTGAACCCGCTGACCTCGACTTCTCGTATCCTCGAGCCTTCCATCGTCGGCGAGCGCCACTACGAGGTTTCTCAGCGTGTCATCGGTATTCTGCAGAAGAACAAGGAACTCCAGGACATCATCGCCATCCTCGGTATGGACGAACTGTCTGAAGAGGACAAGATCACCGTTGCTCGCGCACGTCGTATCGAGCGCTTCCTTGGTCAGAACTTCTTCGTCGCAGAGAAGTTCACCGGTCTGCCGGGCTCCTACGTGCCACTGACTGACACCATCGACGCTTTCGAGCGTATTTGCAACGGCGACTTCGACCACTACCCAGAGCAGGCCTTCAACGGTCTCGGTGGTTTGGACGATGTTGAGGCTGCATACAAGAAGCTGACCGGAAAGTAAGGTAGAGACACATGGCTGAAATCACCGTTGAACTGGTGTCTGTTGAGCGCATGCTGTGGGCCGGTCAGGCTTCCATCGTGACTGCACAGACCACCGAGGGTGAGATCGGCGTGCTGCCCGATCACGAGCCACTTCTTGGCCAACTGGTTGAGAATGGTGTCGTGACCATCCAGCCGATCGACGGCGACAAGCTTGTCGCTGGCGTATCGGGTGGTTTCCTCTCCGTATCCAAGGAAAAGGTGACGATCCTCGCGGACTTCGCCGTCTGGGCGAATGAGGTTGATACCGCATCCGCCGAGGCTGACCTTAATTCGGACGACGAGCTGGCCAAGGCACACGCCGAGGCTGGGCTGCGCGCGGTCCGCCGCAGCAGCGAAGGTCTCTAAACCTCCGTTTAGCTGAATAAAACATGGGCCCGCACCAACCTTTAAGGTTGGTGCGGGCCCATGTTTTTTGCTTTTCGACGTCCACCTCTCGTCCGAGGATTTCCCTGAAGAGGGGTAGTTTTGTCGCCGTGGACAACCTAGCTAACTTGACCAGAGGTAATTCGGATTACCTGGTTTCGCACAAGACGACATTGTGAGTAGGATCGTCAGAAACCGTTTTCTTTCGCAGGGAGGACTATAAAACGCCGTGGAATTTGTAACCTGGGCCTTGGTGATTCTGGCTGTGCTGGCTGTCCTTCTTGCAGCGTGGCGCTTTTTTACTTTGCGCTCCCGCGGTACCAACGTGATTCTGCGTGTTCTTCCTCAGTCGGGAGTGCATGGGTGGCGTCATGGCACCCTGCGTTACAACGGTAATGACTTGGAGTACTTCAAGTTGCGCTCTCTTTCTCCCATGGCTGACATTATCCTAAACCGCCTTTCGGTGACTCTGCTTAACCACAGGGATCCAACTACCGAAGAGGCGGCTTTTATGTCTCCAGGGCTGAAAGTGTTGCACATTAAGTCCAAGAATGAAGAGATCGAGCTGTCGTTTGATCAGCATTCAGAGATGGCCTTTACCGCTTGGCTGGAAGCAGCCCCTGATGCTCGTTCAGAGCATTTGTCGGCGAAAGACTTCCAGCGGCTGCGCCAAAGTGGCCATGGCAACGGCCATGGCAATGGCAATTCCAAGGACACCCACAAGAACCGTTAATCCGCGTTGATTGTTAAGGTGGGTGCATGCGTTTAGTCATCGCCCGTTGTTCAGTTGATTATGTAGGTCGTTTGGAAGCACACCTTCCAACGGCCGATCGTCTTTTGATGGTCAAAGCAGATGGATCTGTTTCCATTCATGCTGATGACCGCGCCTATAAGCCACTTAACTGGATGACTCCACCGTGTTCACTAACCGAGGCCCCCATTACCGATGAAGACGGTGAACCAACAGGGGAGAGCCTGTGGGTGGTGGAAAACAAGAAGGGCGAACAGCTTCGCATCACCGTGGAGGAAGTACATTCCGAGCAGACCTTTGACTTGGGTACTGATCCAGGGTTGGTCAAAGATGGCGTGGAAGACCACCTCCAGGAGTTGTTGGCAGAACACATCACAACGCTGGGTGATGGCTACACCCTTATTCGACGTGAGTATCCCACCGCAATTGGTCCTGTGGACATTTTGTGTCGCAACGCCGACGGGGAGACAGTTGCTGTAGAGATCAAGCGCCGTGGAGGCATTGATGGCGTGGAGCAGCTGACCCGTTACCTGGAGCTGTTAAACCGTGATGAGCTGCTTAAGCCAGTCCATGGCATCTTTGCGGCGCAAGAGATTAAGCCACAGGCGAAGACCTTGGCTCAGGATCGTGGCATTACGTGCGTGACGCTGGATTATCAGGCGTTGCGCGGTATAGAATCTGACGAGCTCACGCTGTTTTAGATCGCCATGGGACGCAGAAATCGCAGAAACAATATCCAGCCGGCCAGGAATCTTCCACCGGATGCCACCTCGTATTGGGGCACCCAAACGCAGGAAGGACCGAGCTGGTCATTTGGAGAACCCTATTTGGTTCGCCAGATTGGATCCTCGGCAGCAAAGAAGTTTTATATCTGTCCTGGGTGTAATCAAAACATTCCGCCCGGGGTTGCGCATATCGTCGCGTGGCCGAAGGAAACAGGCGGGCGAGCTGATGACCGCCGGCACTGGCATAAGGCGTGCTGGGAGCGTCGATAAGCGTGCTTTTTACGGGGTAAGCTGGCTACCATGATTGTTGCATTTTCTGTTGCCCCGACTGTCACTGAAAACCCTAATGCAGAGATGGCAGATGCCGTCACCGAGGCCATTCGAGTGGTTCGTGCCTCGGGGTTACCCAATGAGACCAATGCGATGTTCACGCTCATCGAAGGGGAGTGGGATGAGGTGTTTGCGGTGATTAAGGACGCCACCGAAGCCGTCTCCAAGGTCGCGCCACGCACGTCACTGGTGATCAAGGCAGATATTAGGCCTGGGCATACCGGCCAATTAACGCGAAAAGTAGAAGCCGTTGAGGAGCGTCTGGCTAGGGGCTAGCTTTGTGCCTAGACTTGATTCTTTGAGGGTTTTTAAACAAATTAGATTCTTAGAAAAGGCGTGATGAGATCATGACTACACCACATCCTTTTGTCAGTGGCGCAATTGATTTAGGCGAGGTGAAGGCGCGTGCAGATGCGCGCCAGAAGGCTCATGAACAAGGACCTGCGACGGGCGGAATTGCAAGCTCCATTGATGTGACAATGGAGAACTTGGAAAATGAGGTGCTGCGTCGCTCCACCCAGGTTCCAGTTATTGTTCTGGTGGGAACGCCGCGAAGCCCTGATTCTGAACAGCTGAAAGCTGATTTCCAGGCGTTGGCAGCAAAGTCTGGGCTCACGTTCATTTTCGGGTATGTCAACGCTGACACTGATGCCGATGTGGCGCAGGTGTTTGGCATCCAGGGCCTGCCTACCGTGATTGCTATTGCTGCGGGCCGTCCATTGGCTGATTTCCAAGGTGGCCAGCCGGCAGAGGCGCTTGAGCAGTGGACCAATCAGGTCATTGCGGCGGTCGGTTCCCAACTAGAAGGTCTGCAGGAGCAGCACGCTGAGGGTGGGGACGATGCACCTGCAGACGATCCTCGCTTTGACGCTGCGACAGATGCACTAAACCGTGGTGCGTTTGACGAGGCCATTGCGGTCTACGACGCCATCCTCGCGGAGGAACCAGGCAACGCCGATGCCAAGCAAGCACGTGATACTGCAAAGTTGTTGGGCCGGTTGGGAGATGTGGACCAAACAGTAGACCTTCAGGCTGCTGCGGATGCAGATCCACAGTCGCTAGAAAAAGCGTTTGCTGCAGCTGATGCGTCGGTAGTCGCGGGTTCACCTGAGGCTGCGTTTGATCGTCTCATTGTCCTTCTGATGCGCACAGCAGGCGATGAGAAGGCTCGTGTTAAGGATCGTTTGTTGGAACTTTTTGGGATGTTTGATGCCACCGATCCGCGCGTGCTCAAAGCTAGGAGAGAGATGGCGAGCGCATTGTTCTAGAAAAGTTTTTCCTAGATTTCTCTAGACCACCTTGTCTATTTTTTGACAAGGTGGTCTTTTTGTCGATAAATCCCCTGTTCAAACTGTAGACTAAGTTGTCTATATATACTGCACTTGCCGTTTCGGCAAATCTGACGTGGACTTACTTCCATCCTGGAAGTAATGCTTCTTGGTAGACCGTGCAGTCTGTTTAAGTTTGAGCCATGACATCAATAGAACAGACAGCGCATTCCCAACTGACCTTCCACTGGTTCCTCTCCACCTCTGGCGATTCCCGCGGCATCATCGGTGGCGGACACGGCGCAGAGCACTCCGGCACCTCCCGCGAACTCAGCCACACCTACCTCAAGCAGATCGCACTTTCAGCTGAAACGAACGGCTTCGAATCGGTGCTCACCCCAACCGGAACCTGGTGCGATGATGCATGGCTCACCGATGCCTCGCTCATTGATGCCACCGACCGTCTGAAGTTCCTGGTGGCACTTCGCCCAGGCCAAATTGGACCAACCCTGTCTGCTCAGATGGCTGCCACCTTCCAGCGTCTATCCAACAACCGCCTGCTCATCAACGTAGTAACCGGTGGCGAAGATGCGGAACAGCGCGCATACGGCGACTTCCTCGACAAAAACGAACGCTACGAGCGTTGTGGTGAATTCCTCGACATTGTGGAACGCCTGTGGCGCGGTGAAACCGTTAACCACGATGGCAAGCACCTGCGCGTAGAGAACGCCCGACTGGCTAATCCACCAGAGGTCATCCCACAGGTATTGTTCGGCGGATCCTCCCCCATCGCGGGCGAAGTGGCATCCCGCTACGCAGATACCTACTTGACCTGGGGCGAGCCACCAGCACAGGTGGCCGAGAAGATCAATTGGATCAACAGCCTGGCACAACAACACAACCGCACCGTGAGCCATGGCATCCGCTTCCACATGATCACCCGCGACACCACCGAGGAAGCCTGGGCAGCAGCAGAAAAGCTGGTCCAGGGTATTACTCCAGAGCTAGTTGCAAAAGCACAAGCTGGTTTTGCTACCTCCAAGTCTGAGGGGCAACGCCGCATGACCGAGCTGCACAACAAGGGTGGTGCCTTTACTGAAAACACCACCGCCCGCGATCTTGAGATCTACCCCAATGTGTGGGCAGGTGTTGGATTGCTGCGTGGAGGTGCTGGAACGGCACTCGTTGGATCACACGCCGAAGTTGCAGACCGCATCGAAGAATACGCAAGCCTAGGTCTGGATAACTTCGTGCTTTCTGGTTACCCGAACCTCGAAGAAGCTTTCCACTTCGGCGAAGGCGTCATCCCAGAACTGCTGCGCCGTGGCGTAGCAGTGAAAAACCGCGAAAAGCCGGCGCTTAAAGAAGCGTCAACAAGCATCGTCTAAGGACCATTCATGACTACAACGCTCAACCGTCCCCGGGTCGCGGTACCCGCGCGCATTTATTCACCGATTACAGTGCTGCTGATCTGGCAATTCGGTGCGATGCTCGGAATCATCCCCGAGCGCGTGCTTCCGGCGCCAACCACCATCGCCACCGCAGGCTGGGAAGTCATCAGCGACGGATCGCTTTTCGACGCCCTCTTTATCTCAGGACAGCGCGTGGTCATGGGATTTGCGGTCGGCGCGATCGTCGGGATCACCCTGGGTGTACTAACCGGTATGTCCAAATTTGCAGACACTGCAATAGACCCACTGGTGCAAGCAGCCCGCGCCCTGCCGCACCTCGGATTGGTTCCACTGTTTATCATCTGGTTCGGGATCGGCGAGTTGCCCAAGGTGCTCATCATCAGCCTCGGCGTGCTGTACCCGCTGTACCTCAACACCGCGAGCGGGTTTAGGCAGATTGACCCCAAGCTGCTTGAGGCCGGTCAGGTCATGGGCTTTAGTTTCCTCCAGCGACTGCGCACCATCATCATTCCCTCCGCGGCACCGCAGCTGTTTGTTGGTTTGCGCCAAGCAAGCGCTGCCGCATGGTTGTCTCTCATTGTGGCAGAGCAAGTCAATGCCCGCGAAGGACTGGGCTTCCTGATTAACAATGCCCGCGATTTCTACCGGACTGACCTCGTGATCTTCGGACTCATCGTCTACGCCACCCTGGGTCTGCTTTCTGAAGCGCTCATTCGAGCCTGGGAACGCCACACTTTCCGCTACCGAACCTAAAGGAACAATCATGACTGCTACCTTGAGCCTCACGCCAGCGGCCTCTGTTGCCGAACTGCGCAAATCCTACGGCTCCAAAGAAGTACTCCGAGGCATCAACCTCACCATCGAACGCGGGGAAATCGTCGCCCTTATTGGTCGCTCTGGCTCGGGGAAATCCACCATCTTGCGTGTGCTTGCCGGATTATCCAAAGAACACAGCGGAGAGATCTCTGTATCTGGAAACCCAGCTGTTGCCTTCCAAGAACCACGCTTATTTCCGTGGAAGACTGTGGTGGAAAATGTCGCCTTTGGGCTCAACCACACCACGGTCTCCTTCCATGAAGCACTCAAGCGGGCCTCCGCGCTGCTTTCCGAAGTAAATTTGCCGGATTCCGATAAAGCCTGGCCCCTGACCCTGAGCGGCGGCCAAGCCCAGCGTGTCTCGCTGGCTCGAGCGCTCATCTCTGAGCCGGATCTGCTTCTCCTTGATGAACCCTTTGGGGCTCTCGACGCCTTGACCCGGCTGAGTGCACAAGACCTGCTGCTCAGGATCGCGTCGTCACGCAATGTGGGTGTGTTGCTGGTGACCCACGATGTGGGGGAAGCCATCGCGCTTGCAGACCGCGTTATTTTGCTGGACGACGGCAATATCACCCACACCTTAGACGTCACCATCCCCACTGAGCGCGAGCATCGCCGCACTCACCCTTCCTTTGGCGAGCACACCGCTCAGCTCCTGGAATGGCTTGAAATTACTAACCCCTCATAGAAAATTTTAGGAATAATCCCACAATGAAAAAGAAACTAGCCACCCTCGGTGCTGTTGTAGCATTAAGCCTGGGTCTCGTCTCCTGCGGATCAGCCACTGGTGAAACTGCCGCTGACGGAGATCTCTCGGACGTGACACTCAACGTGGGCGATCAAATAGCTGGAACCGAGCAAATTCTTCAGGCCTCTGGGCAATTAGATGATCTTCCCTATGACATTTCATGGTCGTCGTTTACTTCGGGCCCACCGCAAATTGAGGCGCTCAACGCAGGCCAGATTGATTTCGCTATTACGGGTAATACCCCTCCGATTATTGGCGGGCCTACTAACACCAAGGTGATTGCTGCATACAATAACAATGCAGAAGGCGATGCAATTCTCGTGCTGCCAGATTCCGGAATCACTTCCGTTGCTGATCTTGCTGGCAAGCAGATCGCGGTTGCTCGTGGCTCTAGCGCGCATGGCCACCTCATTCAGCAGTTGGAAAAAGCGGGTGTCAGCGTGGATGATGTGGAGCTTAACCTCCTCCAACCATCTGATGCGAAGGCAGCTTTTAACAATGGGCAGGTCGATGCGTGGGCAGTGTGGGATCCTTACACCTCCCAGGCAGAACTTGAAGGGGCAGAGGTGCTCGCTCGTGGAACTGGTCTCGTTGGTGGACACGGCTTTGGTGTCGCAAGTGATGAAGCATTGGCAGATCCCTTGAAGGAAGAGGCCCTGGATGATCTGCTTGATCGCGTTGCTGCAGCATATGAGTGGGCAGACGCAAATCCAGAAGAGTGGGCGGCGATTTTCAGCGAAGAGTCCGGCTTTGACCCAGAAGCTTCTAAGGTAAATACCCGCAGCCAGCGTCTGCAGGTACCGCTTGATGAGGACGTGTACCAATCCCAAGACGCGCTTATCGACGCATTTGTTTCCGCAAAAATACTTCAGGATTTCAATTTTGAGGATATAGTGGACACCCGGTTTGAAGGCTAAGCGAACCAAAGCAAACACCCGAGACAAGTTTCGTGCTTGTCTCGGGTGTTTGCCGTTGTCAGGGAGCAGTTACGAGCTTATTTCTCCTTACTTCTCCAGCAGGTAGAACTGCGCACCCATCGCCGGGATGTGCAGCGTCAACGACGCAGGGAACTCATCGCGAGGCTTTTCTGCCGCCACGATGTGGTCTGCGAGGTCATTGTTAGCACCGAGGAACTGCTTGGAATCGGTGTTGAGAACCAGCTTCCAGGTGCCCGCTTCTGGGACGCCGAGCTCATAAATGGGCTGCGGAGTACCGGAGAAGTTGAAAACGCAGAGCATCGTGGAACCATCAGCACCAAAGCGGGTGAACGCCAGGATGTTGTTGCCTGCATCGTCAGCCTTGTTCCAGGCAAAGCCTTCACCAGTGAAATCTTGGGAGTGCAGGGCAGGGTAGGTGGTGTAGGTGTTGTTGAGGTCGCGAACCAGGGTTCGGATGGCCTCGTGGTATTCGCCTTGCCAGCCCTCAACGAGGTCCCAAGGCAGGTCACGGGCCTCGGACCATTCTTCGCGCTGACCAAACTCTTGGCCCATGAACAACAGCTTCTTACCTGGGTGTGCCCACATGTAGGCGAGCAGGGTGCGCAAGCCTGCGGACTTGTTCCACGTATCCCCCGGCATGCGGTTCCACAAGGAGCCCTTACCGTGGACAACTTCATCGTGGGAGATCGGCAGGACGAAGCGCTCAGAGAATGCGTACACCAGGGAGAACGTGAGTTCGTTGTGATGGAAGGCGCGGTGAACGGGATCCTTGGAGAAGTACTCCAAGGTGTCATTCATCCAGCCCATGTTCCACTTCAGTGAGAAGCCCAGTCCGCCATCCCACGTTGGTGCGGTAACACCAGGCCACGAGGTGGATTCCTCGGCGATGGTCAGTGCTCCTGGGTGCAGGCGAAGCACGGTGGCGTTCATCTCCTGGAGGAACTGCACGGCCTCCAGGTTTTCGCGACCACCGTAAATGTTGGGTTCCCATTCCCCGTGTTCGCGGGAGTAGTCGAGGTACAGCATGGACGCAACGGCGTCGACGCGCAGGCCATCGATGTGGAACTCTTCGATCCAGTAGAGGGCGTTGGCGACGAGGAAGTTGCGGACTTCATTGCGTCCGAAGTCGAAGACGAGGGTGCCCCAGTCTTTTTGCTCGCCACGACGCCAGTCGGGGTGCTCGTAGAGGGCTTGGCCATCGAACTTTGCCAGAGCCCAATCGTCCTTGGGGAAGTGGGCAGGAACCCAGTCCATGATGACGCCAATGCCACGGCCGTGGAAGGCATCAACGAGTGCTCGGAACTGATCAGGGGTGCCCCAACGGGATGTGGGAGCGTAGTAGCCGGAAACTTGGTAGCCCCAGGAACCGCCAAAGGGGTGCTCGGAGACAGGCATGAACTCCACGTGGGTGTAGCCAAGGTCCGCGACGTAGTCGACCAGCTCAGTGGCTAGGTCTTCGTAGGTTTTGCCCCAACGCCAGGAGCCGAGGTGAACCTCGTAGACACTCATGGCCTTCTTTGTTGTGTCAGACGTTGCGCGATCGCTCAGCCACGCGGAGTCTTTCCACTCATAATTGCTGGATGCCACAATCGATCCGGTTGCTGGTGGAAGTTCTGCGCGCCTTGCCATTGGGTCGGCCTTATCGCGGCGGTGGCCTTCCCTGGTTTGGAGAGCGAACTTGTAGACTTCGCCTTCCCCAACTCCTGGGATAAAGACTTCCCACAGGCCAGAGCCACCCATGGAGCGCATCGGGTGCTGTGAGGCGTTCCACCCATTGAAGGTACCAACAACGGCGCAGCCAATGGCATTAGGTGCCCACACGGTAAATGCAGTACCACGAACAGTACCGATGGCGGTTTGGTATTCCTTGATGTTGGCACCAAGGATCTCCCACAGACGCTCGTGACGACCCTCAGAAAACAGATAAATATCCATCTCGCCGAGGGTGGGCAGGAAGAAGTACGGATCAGCCTTGATCTGAGGTTCTTCGCCAGGCCAGGTGATGGACAGGCGGTAATCGGCGGCGTCGCGGTGGCCGAGGTCAATGGCGAAGATGTCATCGCCAAGAGGAGTCATCGGGTGAGAGGTGCCGTCGATAAGCAACTCAACCTGCTCCGCGCCGACCTGTCGCGTGCGGACAACCGAGCCCAAATCAGTCTCGTGCCAGCCATAGAACGCGTGCGGATCGTGGTGATTGCAGTGGCGCAGGCGCGCCAAATCAGCCTCAGGAATGGCGAGGTGGCTTGCGGGATCAACGGTCAT
The window above is part of the Corynebacterium deserti GIMN1.010 genome. Proteins encoded here:
- a CDS encoding LLM class flavin-dependent oxidoreductase — translated: MTSIEQTAHSQLTFHWFLSTSGDSRGIIGGGHGAEHSGTSRELSHTYLKQIALSAETNGFESVLTPTGTWCDDAWLTDASLIDATDRLKFLVALRPGQIGPTLSAQMAATFQRLSNNRLLINVVTGGEDAEQRAYGDFLDKNERYERCGEFLDIVERLWRGETVNHDGKHLRVENARLANPPEVIPQVLFGGSSPIAGEVASRYADTYLTWGEPPAQVAEKINWINSLAQQHNRTVSHGIRFHMITRDTTEEAWAAAEKLVQGITPELVAKAQAGFATSKSEGQRRMTELHNKGGAFTENTTARDLEIYPNVWAGVGLLRGGAGTALVGSHAEVADRIEEYASLGLDNFVLSGYPNLEEAFHFGEGVIPELLRRGVAVKNREKPALKEASTSIV
- a CDS encoding ABC transporter substrate-binding protein, coding for MKKKLATLGAVVALSLGLVSCGSATGETAADGDLSDVTLNVGDQIAGTEQILQASGQLDDLPYDISWSSFTSGPPQIEALNAGQIDFAITGNTPPIIGGPTNTKVIAAYNNNAEGDAILVLPDSGITSVADLAGKQIAVARGSSAHGHLIQQLEKAGVSVDDVELNLLQPSDAKAAFNNGQVDAWAVWDPYTSQAELEGAEVLARGTGLVGGHGFGVASDEALADPLKEEALDDLLDRVAAAYEWADANPEEWAAIFSEESGFDPEASKVNTRSQRLQVPLDEDVYQSQDALIDAFVSAKILQDFNFEDIVDTRFEG
- a CDS encoding ABC transporter ATP-binding protein, with protein sequence MTATLSLTPAASVAELRKSYGSKEVLRGINLTIERGEIVALIGRSGSGKSTILRVLAGLSKEHSGEISVSGNPAVAFQEPRLFPWKTVVENVAFGLNHTTVSFHEALKRASALLSEVNLPDSDKAWPLTLSGGQAQRVSLARALISEPDLLLLDEPFGALDALTRLSAQDLLLRIASSRNVGVLLVTHDVGEAIALADRVILLDDGNITHTLDVTIPTEREHRRTHPSFGEHTAQLLEWLEITNPS
- a CDS encoding ABC transporter permease, with product MTTTLNRPRVAVPARIYSPITVLLIWQFGAMLGIIPERVLPAPTTIATAGWEVISDGSLFDALFISGQRVVMGFAVGAIVGITLGVLTGMSKFADTAIDPLVQAARALPHLGLVPLFIIWFGIGELPKVLIISLGVLYPLYLNTASGFRQIDPKLLEAGQVMGFSFLQRLRTIIIPSAAPQLFVGLRQASAAAWLSLIVAEQVNAREGLGFLINNARDFYRTDLVIFGLIVYATLGLLSEALIRAWERHTFRYRT
- a CDS encoding tetratricopeptide repeat protein, producing MTTPHPFVSGAIDLGEVKARADARQKAHEQGPATGGIASSIDVTMENLENEVLRRSTQVPVIVLVGTPRSPDSEQLKADFQALAAKSGLTFIFGYVNADTDADVAQVFGIQGLPTVIAIAAGRPLADFQGGQPAEALEQWTNQVIAAVGSQLEGLQEQHAEGGDDAPADDPRFDAATDALNRGAFDEAIAVYDAILAEEPGNADAKQARDTAKLLGRLGDVDQTVDLQAAADADPQSLEKAFAAADASVVAGSPEAAFDRLIVLLMRTAGDEKARVKDRLLELFGMFDATDPRVLKARREMASALF